A window of the Geothermobacter ehrlichii genome harbors these coding sequences:
- a CDS encoding phosphatidylglycerophosphatase A family protein produces the protein MSAHNTDHPRLWLLLAANGGLGYAPVAPGTFGTLAGIPLFWLLSRLSPTGFTLAWILLLLLACYCSERAGRHYGVADDGRIVIDELVGYLVTVALLPFSWSAALLGFGFFRLFDIAKLPPASWFDREMKNGVGVVLDDVAAGIYAALALRFCLLVFS, from the coding sequence ATGAGCGCTCACAACACCGATCATCCCCGCCTGTGGCTGCTGCTGGCGGCCAACGGCGGCCTCGGCTACGCCCCGGTCGCCCCCGGCACCTTCGGCACCCTGGCCGGCATTCCGCTCTTCTGGCTGCTGAGCCGGCTTTCGCCGACCGGCTTTACCCTTGCCTGGATTCTGCTGCTGCTGCTCGCCTGCTACTGCAGCGAACGGGCCGGCCGCCACTACGGGGTGGCCGACGACGGCCGCATCGTCATCGACGAGCTGGTCGGCTACCTGGTCACGGTGGCGCTGCTCCCCTTCAGCTGGAGCGCCGCCCTGCTCGGATTCGGCTTCTTCCGGCTGTTCGACATCGCCAAGCTGCCGCCGGCATCCTGGTTCGACCGCGAGATGAAAAACGGTGTCGGCGTGGTGCTCGACGACGTCGCCGCCGGCATCTACGCCGCCCTGGCCCTGCGTTTCTGCCTGCTGGTCTTCTCCTGA
- the larC gene encoding nickel pincer cofactor biosynthesis protein LarC, giving the protein MKTLYLDTFSGIAGDMLLGLMVDLGFEADRLRGDLAALGLDGWTLHVRREKRLGIGGTRVEVRVEKEQPHRSWNRIDRMLADAPLPAAARKQARTIFRLLGETEAKIHGVPLDAIHFHEVGAVDAIIDIVGCCLALQQLGIERLVCSPLPLSRGFVDTEHGRMPLPAPATAALLENVPVVAADCDHELVTPTGAAIVKALAEFAPLPAMRLERTGYGVGGRELADRPNLLRGLLGEETSSGLECDRVTVIESHIDDASPEWLGYLQELLFEHGALDVAFAPLQMKKNRPGAGIILVAPEAEGERLAALLLRQGTSSGVRWRTERRWKLPREIRTVATPFGEVRVKLFQVDRTTRRLSPEFEDCRRIARQTGLPLAEVYRQVECAAEKLLAGEETDT; this is encoded by the coding sequence ATGAAGACGCTTTATCTCGACACCTTCTCCGGCATCGCCGGCGACATGCTGCTCGGCCTGATGGTCGATCTGGGATTTGAGGCCGATCGCCTGCGCGGCGATCTCGCGGCGCTCGGACTTGACGGCTGGACCCTGCACGTCCGCCGGGAAAAACGTCTCGGCATCGGCGGCACCCGGGTCGAGGTCCGGGTCGAAAAAGAGCAGCCGCACCGCAGCTGGAACCGGATCGACCGGATGCTGGCCGACGCACCGCTGCCAGCGGCGGCGCGGAAACAGGCCCGCACCATATTTCGCCTGCTGGGGGAAACCGAGGCCAAGATTCACGGCGTCCCCCTCGACGCGATCCACTTCCACGAGGTGGGGGCGGTCGACGCCATCATCGACATCGTCGGCTGCTGCCTGGCCCTGCAGCAGCTGGGAATCGAGCGGCTGGTCTGCTCGCCGCTGCCGCTGAGTCGCGGCTTTGTCGACACCGAACACGGCCGCATGCCACTGCCGGCCCCGGCCACCGCCGCCCTGCTCGAAAACGTGCCGGTGGTCGCCGCCGACTGCGACCACGAGCTGGTGACACCCACCGGCGCCGCCATCGTCAAGGCGCTGGCGGAATTCGCGCCGCTGCCGGCCATGCGCCTCGAACGCACCGGTTACGGCGTCGGCGGACGGGAGCTGGCCGACCGGCCGAACCTGCTGCGCGGCTTGCTCGGCGAAGAGACCAGCTCGGGACTGGAGTGTGACCGGGTCACCGTCATCGAGTCGCACATCGACGACGCCAGCCCGGAATGGCTCGGCTACCTGCAGGAGCTGCTGTTCGAACACGGTGCCCTCGACGTGGCCTTTGCGCCGCTGCAGATGAAAAAGAACCGGCCCGGCGCCGGCATCATCCTGGTCGCGCCGGAGGCCGAAGGGGAAAGGCTCGCCGCCCTGCTGCTGCGCCAGGGCACCAGCAGCGGCGTCCGCTGGCGGACCGAACGGCGCTGGAAGCTGCCGCGAGAGATCCGGACGGTGGCAACGCCCTTCGGTGAGGTCCGGGTCAAGCTCTTTCAGGTCGACCGCACCACCAGGCGGCTGTCGCCCGAATTCGAGGACTGTCGCCGCATCGCCCGGCAAACCGGTCTGCCGCTGGCCGAGGTCTACCGCCAGGTCGAATGCGCCGCAGAGAAGCTGCTGGCCGGGGAGGAAACCGACACATGA